In the genome of Bacillus sp. S3, one region contains:
- a CDS encoding acetyl-CoA C-acetyltransferase — protein MREAVIVAGARTPVGKAKKGTLAHVRPDDLGALVVKETLKRAGNYEGNIDDLIIGCAMPEAEQGNNVARNIGALAGLPYTVPAITINRFCSSGLQAIAYAAQGIMLGHTDTAIAGGAESMSMIPMMGHVVRPNIKLAETAPQYYMGMGHTAEQVAVKYGISREDQDAFAVRSHQRAAKAIAEGKFVDEIVPVDVTIRSVGADNKLIEKTIQFSQDEGVRPDTNLQTLAKLRPAFSVTGSVTAGNASQTSDGAAAVMVMDREKAEALGLKPLAKFRSFAVGGVPPEIMGVGPVVAIPKAVQLAGLKLSDINLFELNEAFASQSLQVIRELGLNEEIVNVNGGAIALGHPLGCTGAKLTLSLIHELKRRNEQFGVVTMCIGGGMGAAGVFELL, from the coding sequence ATGAGAGAAGCGGTAATCGTTGCCGGAGCTCGTACACCGGTTGGTAAGGCAAAGAAAGGAACGCTTGCCCATGTTCGCCCCGATGATTTGGGAGCGTTAGTTGTTAAGGAAACATTAAAGCGTGCAGGTAATTATGAGGGAAATATTGATGATTTAATCATCGGCTGTGCGATGCCGGAAGCAGAACAAGGAAATAACGTGGCCCGAAATATTGGGGCGCTGGCAGGTCTGCCATATACTGTTCCCGCAATCACCATTAATCGTTTCTGTTCATCGGGTTTACAAGCGATCGCCTATGCGGCCCAAGGCATTATGCTGGGGCACACAGATACAGCGATTGCCGGCGGAGCGGAATCGATGAGCATGATCCCAATGATGGGCCATGTTGTCCGTCCGAATATTAAACTGGCTGAAACCGCGCCGCAATATTATATGGGCATGGGTCATACCGCTGAGCAGGTTGCTGTAAAGTATGGCATCTCCCGTGAAGATCAAGATGCCTTTGCCGTTCGAAGCCACCAGCGTGCCGCTAAAGCGATTGCGGAAGGCAAATTCGTCGATGAAATTGTTCCTGTTGATGTAACCATTCGTTCGGTTGGCGCTGACAATAAATTAATTGAAAAAACGATTCAATTTTCACAGGACGAAGGGGTTCGTCCGGATACAAACCTGCAGACTCTCGCGAAGCTTCGCCCAGCCTTCTCGGTAACGGGTTCGGTAACAGCGGGGAATGCCTCACAAACTAGTGACGGTGCTGCCGCTGTGATGGTGATGGACCGTGAAAAAGCTGAAGCCCTTGGTTTAAAACCATTAGCAAAATTCCGATCATTTGCTGTTGGCGGCGTCCCGCCGGAAATTATGGGTGTCGGCCCGGTTGTTGCGATACCAAAAGCAGTACAGCTTGCCGGTTTAAAGCTTTCCGACATTAACCTATTTGAATTAAATGAGGCGTTTGCTTCTCAATCACTGCAAGTCATTCGGGAATTAGGCCTTAATGAAGAAATCGTCAACGTCAATGGCGGTGCGATTGCACTTGGCCACCCGCTTGGATGTACAGGCGCAAAATTAACTCTTTCACTGATTCACGAATTAAAACGCCGCAATGAACAATTTGGTGTCGTTACTATGTGTATTGGCGGCGGCATGGGCGCTGCCGGAGTTTTTGAGTTGCTTTAA
- a CDS encoding 3-hydroxyacyl-CoA dehydrogenase/enoyl-CoA hydratase family protein — protein MNQLIKKAAVLGSGVMGSGIAAHLANIGIPTLLLDIMPQELTKEEEAKGLSLADKQVRNRISAANIQKLLKQKPAPLAAKKNLALIEAGNLEDDLVKLKDVDWVIEVVVENLNVKKQVFEKVDQYRKKGSIISSNTSGISVEAMVEGRSDDFKKHFLGTHFFNPPRYLKLLEVIPTQFTDPGVLSFMKTFGEDVIGKGVVIAKDTPNFIANRIGTYGLLVTVQEMLKAGLSVGEVDSLTGPLIGRPKSATFRTLDVVGLDTFYHVAGNVYEQVEGKEKEVFAVPAFLKTMIEKGWLGSKSGQGFFLKKGREILELDPNTLEYGPRKKLTTPAIELAKQEKGTANKLKALVYSGDQAGQFLWNTFTASFVYSAQLLGEIADNIVAIDRAMKWGFGWEMGPFEAWDAIGVEKSVKKMKEAGGEVPAWVSEMLEKGNSSFYLEENGEQFYYHNGQYRLVETNPKAIDLKKIKKQKGVIKKNSGASLIDLGDGVALLEFHSPNNAIGLDIVQMINYAVDEVEKNYKGLVIGNQGKNFCVGANLAMMLMEVQDDNIYELDLIVRHLHSALLKVKYSSKPVVAAPFGMTLGGGAEVCLPAAHIQASAETYMGLVEVGVGLLPGGGGNKELYMKHLENLPNGVPFDLQNVANKVFETIAMAKVSTSAEEARETNFLDYSDGISFNSDHLIHDAKQAVLALSEQGYKPKVRRKVPVVGETGYATLLLGAEAMRLSGYISEHDLKIAKKIAYVIAGGKVPFGTEVDEQYLLDLEREAFLSLIAEPKSQQRMQHMLVKGKPLRN, from the coding sequence TTGAACCAATTGATAAAAAAAGCGGCAGTCTTGGGATCTGGAGTTATGGGCTCTGGAATTGCTGCCCACCTAGCAAATATCGGCATTCCGACACTATTATTAGATATTATGCCTCAAGAGTTAACAAAAGAAGAGGAAGCAAAGGGACTGTCATTAGCTGACAAACAAGTACGTAACCGGATTAGTGCAGCAAATATCCAAAAATTATTGAAGCAAAAGCCGGCACCGCTGGCAGCGAAAAAGAATCTTGCTCTTATTGAAGCGGGGAATCTGGAAGACGATTTAGTTAAGCTAAAAGACGTTGACTGGGTCATTGAAGTTGTCGTCGAAAACTTAAACGTGAAGAAGCAGGTGTTTGAGAAGGTCGACCAATACCGCAAGAAAGGCAGTATCATCAGTTCCAACACTTCGGGGATTTCGGTTGAAGCAATGGTGGAAGGCCGTTCTGACGATTTCAAGAAGCATTTCTTGGGCACCCATTTCTTTAACCCGCCACGCTATTTGAAATTATTGGAGGTAATTCCGACCCAATTCACAGACCCGGGAGTTCTCTCCTTCATGAAAACATTTGGTGAGGATGTAATTGGAAAAGGGGTAGTCATCGCTAAGGATACACCAAACTTTATTGCCAACCGGATTGGCACGTACGGCCTTCTTGTCACGGTGCAGGAAATGCTGAAAGCCGGCTTAAGTGTTGGCGAGGTCGATTCGCTAACCGGCCCGTTAATTGGCCGGCCCAAGAGTGCCACCTTTCGTACCCTTGATGTCGTTGGCTTGGATACCTTCTATCATGTAGCAGGCAACGTGTACGAACAAGTGGAAGGAAAAGAGAAAGAAGTGTTTGCCGTTCCGGCCTTTTTAAAAACGATGATCGAAAAAGGCTGGCTTGGAAGCAAATCCGGTCAAGGTTTCTTTTTGAAAAAAGGAAGAGAGATTCTTGAATTGGATCCAAATACACTGGAATACGGCCCGCGTAAAAAACTGACCACACCTGCTATCGAGTTAGCGAAGCAGGAAAAAGGCACGGCGAATAAATTGAAAGCGCTTGTATACTCGGGTGACCAAGCCGGACAATTTTTATGGAATACCTTTACAGCCTCTTTTGTGTATTCTGCACAGCTATTAGGTGAAATTGCCGACAATATCGTGGCGATTGACCGCGCGATGAAATGGGGCTTTGGCTGGGAAATGGGTCCATTCGAAGCATGGGATGCCATAGGTGTTGAAAAATCGGTTAAAAAGATGAAAGAAGCCGGTGGTGAAGTACCAGCATGGGTTTCGGAAATGCTGGAAAAAGGAAATTCCTCTTTCTACTTAGAAGAAAATGGCGAGCAGTTCTACTACCATAATGGTCAATATCGATTGGTAGAAACCAATCCGAAGGCGATTGATCTTAAGAAAATTAAGAAACAAAAAGGCGTCATTAAAAAGAACAGCGGCGCAAGCTTAATTGACCTTGGTGATGGGGTTGCTCTGTTAGAGTTCCATTCACCAAACAATGCAATCGGTCTTGATATTGTGCAAATGATCAATTATGCCGTTGATGAAGTGGAGAAAAATTATAAAGGTCTTGTCATCGGCAACCAGGGAAAGAATTTCTGTGTCGGTGCGAACCTGGCGATGATGTTAATGGAAGTGCAGGACGACAATATTTATGAACTTGATTTGATTGTCCGCCACCTGCACAGTGCCTTGTTAAAGGTGAAATACAGCTCGAAGCCGGTTGTCGCGGCTCCGTTCGGGATGACACTTGGAGGCGGCGCAGAGGTTTGCCTGCCAGCCGCACATATCCAGGCATCAGCTGAAACCTATATGGGACTTGTCGAGGTAGGCGTTGGCTTACTTCCAGGCGGAGGAGGAAACAAAGAGCTGTACATGAAGCACTTAGAAAACCTGCCAAACGGTGTTCCATTTGACTTGCAAAATGTTGCTAATAAAGTATTTGAAACGATTGCCATGGCAAAGGTTTCTACCTCCGCTGAAGAAGCGCGGGAAACTAATTTCTTAGATTATTCTGATGGCATCAGCTTCAACAGCGACCATTTAATTCATGATGCAAAGCAAGCTGTCCTTGCCCTATCTGAACAAGGGTATAAGCCAAAAGTGCGCAGAAAAGTTCCGGTCGTTGGTGAAACTGGCTATGCGACCTTACTCCTTGGTGCAGAGGCGATGCGCTTATCCGGCTATATTTCCGAGCATGATTTAAAAATTGCCAAAAAGATTGCTTACGTGATTGCCGGAGGAAAGGTGCCGTTTGGAACTGAAGTAGATGAACAATATTTATTAGATCTAGAAAGAGAGGCATTCCTAAGCTTGATTGCAGAGCCGAAATCACAGCAGCGGATGCAGCATATGCTTGTGAAGGGCAAACCGTTAAGAAACTAA
- a CDS encoding YuzL family protein — translation MAKMKKNPSKAGVSAASVKGNGGPGNEEAHLDKKNSQNNQYKR, via the coding sequence ATGGCGAAGATGAAAAAGAATCCTTCCAAAGCAGGCGTCAGTGCCGCTAGTGTGAAGGGCAATGGCGGGCCTGGCAATGAAGAGGCTCACTTGGACAAAAAAAACAGCCAGAATAATCAGTACAAGAGATAG
- a CDS encoding spore coat protein — MNQNQQKIQNPETQVPKTPQMNDRDFINDLLTTEKYMTTSYSMAMHEASHQGLYQDIMQIFTETEQCQRDLYDLMFRKGWYAIEAAEQQKLQQSYQQFQGYTNQFPSGGTLQ, encoded by the coding sequence ATGAATCAAAATCAGCAAAAGATTCAAAATCCGGAAACGCAAGTGCCTAAAACCCCGCAAATGAATGATCGTGATTTCATCAATGATTTACTGACAACTGAAAAATATATGACGACCTCCTATAGCATGGCAATGCACGAGGCCAGCCACCAAGGCCTTTATCAAGACATTATGCAGATTTTCACGGAAACCGAGCAATGCCAGCGCGACCTATATGACTTGATGTTCAGAAAAGGCTGGTATGCAATCGAGGCAGCTGAGCAGCAAAAGCTGCAGCAATCCTATCAGCAGTTCCAAGGGTATACCAACCAATTTCCAAGTGGCGGGACATTGCAGTAA
- a CDS encoding DUF2573 family protein produces MEKVFVEQFETLLEKYSELLVGESDEAVKEKVKAWALYSHIAKSMPALINHWSALYPEAREEMKQMIQEIKQLNEQHRKSIKK; encoded by the coding sequence ATGGAGAAAGTATTTGTGGAACAATTCGAAACCTTGCTTGAAAAGTATAGCGAACTATTAGTGGGGGAAAGTGACGAGGCGGTGAAAGAAAAGGTGAAGGCTTGGGCGTTGTATTCCCATATTGCCAAGTCCATGCCGGCATTGATCAATCATTGGAGTGCACTATACCCTGAGGCGCGGGAAGAAATGAAGCAAATGATTCAGGAAATTAAACAGCTGAATGAACAGCATCGGAAATCGATCAAAAAGTAA
- the fhuF gene encoding siderophore-iron reductase FhuF, with product MAELLTEQECEQLKKYRFTDSLDQSFQVAELLDQSFLKDFLKNVSLAIGAPNEKVAASIFIKRYAFLAVISLYAMTAWNKKLNVSLENVKMEPAEQGENWLPSICFEDTAVQEWGVNESRSEWRNRVLKDLFAHNIYPIIVHLEKSVGISRLILWENIAVYLFWLYEGELKNSENTNVKDDFRYLLLEAEGQLFGSYNLNPLVKYFSEKTYLDEREEEVRIRKTCCFSYQLPAGKRCKTCPCTHIAKDGRCHDGESICGTIRNLA from the coding sequence ATGGCTGAATTGTTGACCGAACAAGAATGTGAGCAATTGAAAAAATACAGGTTCACTGACAGCTTGGACCAATCATTTCAAGTAGCTGAGCTCTTAGATCAATCGTTTCTCAAAGATTTTTTAAAAAATGTTTCCCTTGCAATTGGTGCGCCCAATGAAAAAGTAGCGGCTTCTATTTTTATAAAACGTTATGCTTTTTTAGCAGTGATATCCTTGTATGCGATGACCGCTTGGAATAAAAAGCTGAATGTGTCCCTGGAAAATGTAAAAATGGAGCCAGCCGAACAAGGGGAGAATTGGCTGCCTTCTATTTGTTTTGAAGATACCGCTGTGCAAGAATGGGGTGTAAATGAGAGTCGTTCTGAATGGCGCAATCGTGTTTTAAAGGATCTTTTTGCACATAATATCTATCCAATAATCGTACATTTGGAAAAATCAGTCGGAATCTCGAGGTTGATTTTGTGGGAAAATATTGCAGTATACTTGTTCTGGCTTTATGAAGGCGAATTAAAAAATAGTGAGAATACAAACGTGAAAGACGACTTCCGCTATTTACTTTTAGAAGCAGAAGGGCAATTATTCGGCAGCTATAACCTGAACCCGCTGGTTAAATATTTTTCTGAAAAGACCTATTTAGATGAACGGGAAGAAGAGGTTAGAATCAGAAAAACCTGCTGTTTTTCCTATCAGCTCCCTGCTGGTAAACGCTGCAAGACATGTCCATGCACTCATATAGCTAAAGACGGAAGGTGTCATGATGGAGAAAGTATTTGTGGAACAATTCGAAACCTTGCTTGA
- a CDS encoding ABC transporter ATP-binding protein: MTAIETKNLSLSYGETLIINELDLKIPKGEITVFIGGNGCGKSTLLRSIARLLKPKSGGVLLEGKAIAKLSTKEIAKKMAILPQSPSAPEGLTVLQLVKQGRYPHQSWLKQWSEEDEKKVNDALKATRLEELKERTVDSLSGGQRQRAWIAMTLAQDTDIILLDEPTTYLDMTHQIEILDLLFDLNEMKKRTVVMVLHDLNLACRYAHNVVAIKDKKVYAQGKPEHIVNCSLVKNVFGMDCEVTMDPLFGTPLCIPYGKGRCILDKAVAMNG; this comes from the coding sequence ATGACTGCGATTGAAACGAAGAATTTATCCCTTTCCTATGGAGAGACACTCATCATAAATGAGCTCGATTTGAAAATTCCAAAGGGTGAGATTACCGTTTTTATTGGCGGAAACGGCTGCGGGAAATCGACACTGCTTCGTTCAATCGCCCGTCTCCTTAAGCCAAAATCCGGGGGCGTGCTTTTGGAAGGAAAGGCAATCGCCAAGCTTTCCACAAAGGAAATCGCCAAGAAGATGGCGATTCTGCCCCAGTCACCATCGGCACCAGAAGGGTTAACCGTCTTGCAGCTCGTGAAACAAGGGCGCTACCCACATCAATCATGGTTAAAGCAATGGTCGGAGGAAGACGAGAAAAAGGTGAATGATGCGCTGAAAGCAACAAGGTTGGAGGAATTAAAGGAGAGAACGGTCGATTCTCTTTCCGGCGGGCAAAGACAGCGCGCCTGGATTGCGATGACGTTGGCTCAGGATACGGATATTATCCTGTTAGACGAACCAACTACCTACCTGGATATGACTCATCAAATTGAAATTCTTGATTTGCTTTTTGATTTAAATGAAATGAAAAAGCGAACGGTTGTCATGGTGCTGCACGACCTCAATCTTGCCTGCCGCTATGCCCATAATGTCGTTGCCATTAAGGACAAGAAGGTTTACGCCCAAGGGAAGCCGGAGCATATCGTCAATTGCAGTCTTGTTAAGAATGTTTTTGGGATGGATTGTGAAGTGACGATGGATCCGCTATTTGGAACTCCCCTTTGTATCCCATATGGCAAAGGAAGATGTATTTTGGATAAGGCGGTGGCGATGAATGGCTGA
- a CDS encoding FecCD family ABC transporter permease produces MSNYKNFRLFKGKLSFLIDRKAAFIFTILLLVTFAIFVMSTGIGEMKINPLTVVKVLFGGGPEMEKLIITSFRLPRIIVALMVGMSLAVAGGILQGMIRNPLASPDVLGITGGAAVAVVGFLAFFSDKNNALTVSIAWLPLAAFLGAGVVAFLVYFLAWKNGVSPIRLVLIGIGISTLMQALTTLMMILGPIYQASQANIWITGTVYGSNWKNVVTLVPWTIIFLIIAMVAARTINIQELGDEIATGLGGKVQKQRFLLLMISTALIGSSVAFAGGIGFVGLMAPHMARRLVGSSFGALLPTSALLGGILVMVADLIGRTMFSPLEVPAGVFTAGIGAPYFIYLLFKTRNA; encoded by the coding sequence ATGAGTAACTATAAAAATTTCCGTCTGTTTAAGGGCAAGCTGTCCTTTTTAATCGATCGAAAAGCTGCCTTTATTTTTACCATCCTGCTCCTTGTCACCTTCGCAATATTTGTAATGAGTACTGGCATTGGAGAAATGAAAATTAATCCCTTGACAGTGGTAAAGGTTTTGTTCGGCGGCGGTCCGGAGATGGAAAAGCTGATTATTACATCATTTCGTCTGCCACGCATTATTGTTGCCTTAATGGTAGGAATGTCGCTTGCAGTCGCGGGTGGTATTTTACAAGGAATGATTCGCAACCCGCTCGCTTCACCGGATGTACTCGGAATTACCGGCGGCGCGGCAGTCGCGGTGGTTGGCTTTTTAGCATTCTTTAGTGATAAAAATAATGCCTTAACCGTCAGCATCGCCTGGTTACCGTTAGCTGCTTTCTTAGGCGCAGGGGTTGTCGCTTTCTTAGTCTATTTCCTAGCCTGGAAAAATGGTGTTTCCCCAATTCGGCTTGTCTTGATTGGGATTGGGATATCCACACTCATGCAGGCATTAACGACACTCATGATGATTTTGGGACCCATTTATCAAGCCAGTCAAGCGAATATTTGGATTACCGGCACTGTGTACGGCTCGAATTGGAAAAACGTCGTCACACTCGTTCCATGGACGATTATTTTTCTCATCATTGCCATGGTGGCGGCACGAACCATCAATATTCAAGAGCTTGGTGATGAGATTGCTACCGGTTTAGGCGGCAAAGTGCAAAAACAACGGTTTCTCCTATTAATGATCAGCACTGCGTTAATTGGCAGCTCGGTAGCTTTTGCCGGGGGGATTGGCTTTGTTGGGTTAATGGCACCGCATATGGCGAGGAGGTTGGTCGGATCATCCTTTGGAGCGCTGCTTCCGACATCCGCACTGCTTGGCGGAATCCTCGTCATGGTTGCTGATTTAATCGGCAGGACGATGTTTTCACCGCTTGAAGTGCCTGCCGGCGTGTTTACCGCCGGGATTGGCGCACCGTATTTTATATACTTACTGTTTAAAACGAGAAACGCATAG
- a CDS encoding FecCD family ABC transporter permease has translation MLLKSTTYKWIGLTIAIIAMVLLMCASVIFGYTDTSWRTAIDSYTNYNGSNEHIIIQTVRMPRALIASAVGASLAIAGVLMQTLTKNPLASPGIFGINAGAGFAVVTAVTLFSVHDLQAFNGLAFLGATVAAISVYGIGSFGREGLTPMKLTLAGAAIGAMFSSFTQGLLVVDEAALEQVLFWLAGSVQGRKLETLMSVLPYIGLGWVGAVLISGKMNILSMGEDVAKGLGLNTGLIKMAIGIIVILLAGGSVAVAGPIGFIGIVVPHITRSIIGIDHRWVIPLSGVLGAILLLAADIAARYILMPSEVPVGVMTAIIGTPFFIYIARRGFNGR, from the coding sequence ATGCTGTTAAAAAGTACAACATACAAATGGATTGGTCTAACCATCGCTATCATAGCAATGGTTCTGTTAATGTGTGCCAGTGTGATATTCGGCTATACTGATACAAGCTGGCGGACGGCGATCGATTCCTATACGAATTATAATGGCTCGAACGAACATATTATTATTCAGACCGTGAGAATGCCGCGGGCGTTAATTGCGTCAGCAGTAGGGGCAAGTCTCGCGATTGCCGGGGTCCTCATGCAAACATTAACAAAAAATCCGCTGGCATCACCGGGAATCTTCGGGATTAATGCCGGAGCGGGTTTTGCGGTGGTCACTGCCGTCACCTTATTTTCGGTCCATGATTTACAGGCCTTCAACGGTCTTGCCTTTCTTGGTGCTACAGTGGCAGCCATCAGTGTGTATGGGATTGGTTCCTTTGGCCGTGAAGGGTTAACACCGATGAAACTCACATTGGCCGGTGCCGCGATTGGCGCAATGTTTTCGTCCTTCACTCAAGGACTACTTGTGGTAGATGAAGCGGCGCTCGAGCAGGTTTTGTTTTGGCTCGCAGGGTCTGTTCAGGGCCGGAAGCTTGAGACACTCATGTCCGTTTTGCCCTATATCGGGCTTGGCTGGGTGGGTGCCGTTCTGATTTCCGGAAAAATGAATATCCTGTCCATGGGGGAAGATGTGGCGAAAGGACTTGGGCTGAATACCGGACTTATAAAAATGGCTATTGGTATCATTGTCATTTTATTAGCGGGCGGATCCGTTGCGGTTGCCGGGCCGATTGGCTTTATCGGGATTGTCGTTCCCCACATTACAAGATCCATCATTGGGATTGATCATCGCTGGGTCATTCCGCTATCTGGCGTGTTGGGGGCCATCCTGTTACTCGCAGCCGATATCGCCGCAAGATATATTTTAATGCCGTCAGAGGTACCTGTCGGCGTCATGACGGCCATCATTGGAACTCCATTCTTTATTTACATCGCGAGAAGGGGGTTCAATGGCCGATGA
- a CDS encoding ABC transporter substrate-binding protein → MKAIKTLLSLLSIMAVFLLAACGGGEEKTSEKNEAPKTTEETSYTVEHAMGSTTIKGTPKRVVILTNEGTEALLAMGVTPVGAVKSFTGDPWYDHIADKMKDVKVVGVESEVNVEAIAALKPDLIIGNKMRQEKIYEQLKAIAPTVFAETLRGDWKENFNLYAKALNKVDKGNEVLEKYDARIADIKEKLGDKKNMKVSMVRFMAGEVRIYHKDTFSGVILNDLGFARPESQNVDDFAERNVTKERIPAMEGDILFYFTYETGDGKGSELEKEWINDPLFKNLEVAKKGEVHKVSDTIWNTAGGVLAANLMLDDIEKIFLKK, encoded by the coding sequence ATGAAAGCAATCAAGACCCTGCTCTCTCTTCTTTCCATCATGGCAGTGTTTCTGTTAGCTGCCTGCGGCGGTGGCGAGGAGAAAACATCTGAAAAGAATGAAGCACCAAAAACAACGGAAGAAACATCCTATACTGTTGAACATGCAATGGGATCCACTACCATTAAGGGAACCCCAAAAAGAGTTGTCATACTGACAAATGAAGGAACGGAAGCTCTTTTAGCTATGGGAGTAACGCCTGTTGGGGCCGTTAAATCATTTACTGGTGATCCATGGTATGACCATATTGCTGACAAAATGAAAGACGTAAAAGTGGTTGGTGTCGAGAGTGAAGTAAACGTGGAAGCCATTGCTGCTTTGAAACCAGATTTAATTATTGGTAATAAAATGCGTCAGGAAAAAATTTACGAGCAATTAAAGGCGATTGCACCAACCGTATTTGCGGAAACCCTTCGCGGTGATTGGAAGGAAAATTTCAATTTATATGCAAAAGCACTTAATAAAGTTGACAAAGGTAACGAAGTCCTTGAAAAATATGACGCTCGCATTGCTGACATTAAAGAAAAGCTTGGCGATAAAAAGAATATGAAGGTCTCAATGGTTCGTTTTATGGCCGGTGAGGTTCGGATTTATCATAAAGATACCTTCTCCGGTGTGATCTTAAATGACCTTGGCTTTGCCCGTCCGGAAAGTCAAAATGTCGATGATTTTGCTGAAAGAAATGTAACCAAAGAACGGATTCCAGCAATGGAAGGCGATATTCTCTTCTATTTCACTTATGAAACGGGTGACGGCAAAGGTTCTGAATTAGAGAAAGAATGGATAAATGATCCGCTGTTCAAGAACCTTGAGGTAGCTAAGAAAGGTGAAGTTCATAAGGTAAGCGATACGATTTGGAACACAGCAGGAGGCGTACTCGCCGCCAACTTGATGCTTGACGATATTGAAAAGATCTTTTTGAAAAAATAA
- a CDS encoding FtsW/RodA/SpoVE family cell cycle protein, with translation MSSNNNSTTKLDYSLVFILLLLFLASCLAIYSAQASGQYKENFLIKQIVWYAVGGGIIAAVMTLDSDQLRKLTWYAYGFGIFLLCFLIVAPPSIAPVINGAKNWFKIPGMGTIQPSEFVKIFIILALARTIDQHHQKNVIKTIQTDFWLLIKMGIVTMVPLSLIIKQDLGTGLVFIAILVGMIFISGISWKLLVPIFSSGLVLIGTVFYFVLWYPEFLAKYLGVGEYQLRRIYSWLDPYSYQGTDAYQLTKSLLAIGSGQTGGKGFGNREVYLPESQTDFIFSVVGEEYGFIGASVLISLFFLLIYHITKVGMETKNNFYTYICVGVISMITFHVFQNIGMTIGVLPITGIPLPFISYGGSALMGNMLALGLIFSIRYHYKKYMFSTTA, from the coding sequence ATGTCCTCAAACAACAACTCAACGACCAAACTCGATTATAGCCTTGTTTTCATATTATTATTATTGTTCTTAGCCAGCTGTTTAGCGATTTATAGTGCGCAGGCGAGCGGCCAGTACAAGGAGAACTTTTTAATTAAGCAAATTGTCTGGTACGCCGTTGGCGGCGGTATTATTGCAGCCGTTATGACGCTCGATTCGGATCAATTACGGAAGCTCACTTGGTATGCGTACGGATTCGGAATTTTCCTGCTTTGTTTTTTGATTGTGGCACCGCCAAGTATCGCCCCGGTTATCAACGGTGCGAAAAACTGGTTTAAGATTCCCGGAATGGGAACGATCCAGCCATCGGAGTTTGTCAAAATCTTTATTATTCTTGCGCTCGCACGTACGATCGATCAACATCATCAAAAAAATGTGATCAAGACGATTCAAACCGATTTTTGGCTGTTAATCAAGATGGGGATTGTAACGATGGTGCCATTATCGCTCATTATCAAACAGGATTTAGGGACAGGACTTGTCTTTATCGCTATTTTAGTAGGGATGATTTTTATTTCCGGTATTTCATGGAAGTTGCTTGTACCCATATTTTCATCAGGGCTTGTACTGATCGGAACCGTTTTTTATTTCGTCCTCTGGTATCCTGAATTTTTGGCAAAGTATCTGGGAGTGGGCGAATATCAGCTGCGCAGGATTTATTCATGGCTCGATCCCTACAGCTATCAGGGCACGGATGCTTACCAGCTGACGAAATCGCTGCTCGCCATCGGCTCGGGGCAAACGGGAGGCAAAGGGTTCGGCAATCGCGAAGTGTATTTACCTGAAAGTCAAACCGACTTTATTTTCAGTGTCGTCGGTGAGGAATATGGCTTTATTGGCGCGAGTGTATTAATTAGCTTATTTTTCCTTTTGATCTACCATATTACAAAGGTCGGAATGGAAACGAAGAATAATTTTTATACGTATATTTGTGTTGGCGTCATCAGCATGATTACCTTTCACGTCTTCCAAAATATCGGTATGACCATCGGTGTCCTGCCAATCACAGGGATCCCGCTTCCGTTTATCAGTTACGGAGGCAGTGCGTTAATGGGCAATATGCTCGCACTAGGCTTAATTTTTTCAATCCGCTACCATTATAAAAAATACATGTTCTCAACAACCGCATAG